The nucleotide window acTGTATCGAACACGATAAAACACCATGGTAAGGCCATTCAACGAGATACACTGTCATAATTACATAATGTTATGATTAGTACACTAcataacaaaattacaatacCATACACATATGCATATTGTAATGACGATACTGAAACATCACGGCAAGATGCAGCATAATATCACAATATTGTAACTTAATAACATTACTATTCGACATAAGGCTACATTCACAAACATCCCTGCAGGGGTGCCAGGGGGTTTGAGGTGAACTCGAAAAAGTTGAAGGTACTTACACATAAATTTTTTTAAGTTGTAAATGGGGTACCTGAAAGATTCTTAGATAAAGTTCTCTACTCTCGCGACCCCACTCCTCCAGATATGTTTGTGGACGCAGCCTAACGTGACAAGACAATCACTTATACTAAAGTAACTATACGTAACCATATACCATAGGGAAGGATCTATGACGTAACACAAGACACATATACCACACGGTATGGGAGCCGTCATTAAACGTGTGGAATGATGTCTTCCGTTTCCTCGGGTATGTGAAGGCGTATGTAACGCCCTCTAAGTTGTAAACAACTGATCTCGAAGCGTCCCAAGCCGTGTAAGATAGCGTCACACCTCTACATGTAGTTAATAATCAGTAAAACttgaatgagaacaatcgaaAATGGAACATTGAACAGTTCATGATGTGATCTTGTTTATCAAAAGAAGGAATCAAAGACTAATGTAAATTTCCATGAGACGACCATTGTataatgatgatatttttgTACGTAGGTTTATAAGTTTaagaaagtttttaaatttgtattGAGCGTAGAATAAGAGAGATTCGAAACCTCGAACGTCACATATGCCGTTTTTGGCATCAAATGCTgaaattgtttcaaatttgcaagGCATTCATTGCCAATTTCTGAAAAGAGGCCATGTTTACTTAGTATATCAATAAGCCGTCGGACAGGCCGACCCCTCCCTTTAACGTGAACTTCATTGACTTTAAGTCGGTGCTTTAGGACTAAAAGGAAGTCGACACCGCATCCTCCCGCGATATTAATGATGTTATTACGAAAGTATCGCAAAACGACGAAAAAGGACATCAGCACGGCGTGTCGCTAGATGCGAGCTGGAGGGCGATGAGTGCATGGCGTTAATGTCTGAGTGTACTTTTGTGTTATACACTTAATACTCTGTGCGACTTACTTTACTGATTTGGGCTCCTAAAAGAATCTATCTTCTGATAACAAAATAACAATATGTTTTTacttattgtaattgaaaaaGTCTCTTACGGGCTTTCATAGAGTAGTTTACGTCTTAGTTCAGAGTTACAAAGACCCTCTTCCGATTTAAGGTAGAGcgttataaatacatgtatatataataacttgagtttcatgcatcctgctgTCTGACGATTgctagatgcatgaaacttaagaaaCTGATCTTATAACTTTGTACTTCAAgtaatttgtgtatatatatatatatatatatatatatatatatatatatatatatatatatatatatatatatatatatataacaaattatatatataatataatatattatactcccgtaaattatatatgcatatatacacacacacacacacactaaatGTACACTACACATACACAttctctcatacacacacaaacaaacacttgCACGAAGCAAACATgcttgaatatcgatttatttaaatttattgcaaaGAAAAGCGATTTTGGTTAAATATTATCTTGGAAAGGCCATCTTGGTATGACTCTCTGAAGACGCAAATTGGCAACTCTTAGAAACTGTCCACCCCCCTCCTTGTTTGTTAAGGCATATAGTTTTTCTGGCCAATCCAATCAAGTATTATCGATGCTCCCCCTGTTCTTGACTTTAAGCCACGTGTCGGGGCTTTAACACTGCACAGGTCGTATTAGGCATCACCACGCTGGACATGTTTATTGTATTTGACCAGTGTACGAGGAAAAGGTTTAGGTGGCAAAATATGAGAGAGTGTCAACTCGATGCTACGCTGGCGATTCAAATTTGATGTGTTCGTCAGATTATTGAGTGTCTATTGAGTTCCACATGAAACAGTGAcattaataaattaaaaataccaTGACATGACCTATTTTTCTGAGACATTCTTACGCTGTTTAATCAGATATTTATCCATCACTCGGCATGGAACTGCTGGCCTCGAATTACTTGGAAAATCATGTTTGAATGTTGAGGTTTCACGCTTGGTGTCATTTTCAATCATAGGATTGTCTCATGGTGCAGAAAAGAAGCTGAGAATTCCAAACGTCTTTCTTCTGCATCAGCGCCTAAGGTTACCGCAAAGGCACTATTTCCTTTTTGGTTTTCCTGTTGGGGTCGTCGATTTGGAGGGTGTTGATGGAGTTGGTCTGGACCCGGAACGTCCTCGCGAATTTCCTTGATTTGTGGACTTCGAATCAGATCGTTTCTTTCGTTTACTGCTTTGAGTTCCGGCATTTTCATCTTTTCTTGCGAGTTTTGCTGTTGAATAATGAAAACAGTCCAAATATATACAATGTAAATTAGAGTAAAGAAATAGAGCAAACTCTTTCTATAATATTTAGTCTAATCTTCAATAATAAAGCACCTCATGGGAATTCTTACAAGAAAAATGCTTCAAAGCCTATACAAATGTTTGCAGAATCTCCAACAGATGGAGATTCTGCATACATTTGTATAGGCTGatgacattcaaatatttattcgATTGAGTCATATTAATGTTTAGTTATTCTTTTATTTATTCAGCCGTTGTACATTCTGTACAAAACGATGCATTTAAGTTATGaaggcaatttgtttcttgcATCTCGCAAAAATCCACCAAAAAGACAGATATGAATCACAGCGCGATATCTTTTCCTGGGCAAGACGGTCTTATAATTGGTTTATTTACCCGATTTAAAAAAAGTCAGTTACATGACACATGAACTCGAGAGGGAGAAAATAACAAAGTAGAGGGTAAATAGGGATCCGAGGCGGGAAATAGCTTACAGCTAGTCTAGCCCAAACCCCGTCATGGtagcttgtctgaaaaaaaacagAGTTAGCAAAGAGGGATCATGATAACAATGACGAATAGTTCTTtaagtaaataaaagaaaagtgctgaaataattacaatatcGTAGAAGATCACTAAATTACAACATGGCAAAAGTGAAACCTGTTACTGattgatcaaatattgtctAAAAGTTTGTTTGAAGTTATGTAGAGAGTTTGTGGACTTTATATGAAAAGGTATGTCATTCCAAACTCTTgctccagaaaaaaaaaacagcaaactGGCCTGAATTTGTCATTCCATGATATGGACGTAGGTTTTGAAGTTGACAATTTCTAGTATTATAGTCATGACAACTGACACTGAAGTAATCTGATAATGTATGTGGTGCATGCTTGTGAATCAAGCTGTAAACGAAGGTACCTAGGAGGAATTAAAGGAGTTTAACGACATCTAGAATATTAGTAAGTTGAGTGAAAACAAGGAGCTGAGTGGTCTGTGGTTGATTTGAACATCATCGTGCGAACAATCATTTTCTGGGCTGCTAAGATACAGTTTAAGCGCCGTGTAGAGTACGTACTTCCCCAGACTTCTAGGCCGTAGCTGATATGGGgaaaaaaagtaacaaaatgtgTAAAGGTAAAATGGATCTGAGACTGTACCAAATTCCACATTTCTTCCGAATAATCTTATTTATCTTGTCAATATATTCAGACCAAGAGAGATGCTTATCCAACAAAATACCCCCAAAAGGGGCAACATCAACCTCTCTGATTTGCTCGTCACGGATGTAAACAGAACCCGAGACATTCAGTTTCTTACGTCGGCCTctaaatatgataaaatttgtctactCCTATTTATTGTCAGTTTGTTGGAATCACACCACAATTGCATATCGTTTAAGTAAGATGATACAGCTGCAAGGTCTATACAATCTGAACCAGAGTAAGTATGGAAAAGATTGGAATCATCAGCAAATAAACGGAAATCAAAAAAAGGACAAGACTTTGGAagatcatttatatatattaaaaatagaGTCGGACCAAACACTGATCCTTGGGGTACACCATGATAAATGCTAGATTTCTCTGACACATTGTCATTTAattgaacaaattgaaaacgGTTTGATAAATAACTTTGTATCCAGTGTAGGCAGGGGCCCCTGAACCCATAATGCTCAAGtttgacaacaaaatgtcatgcTTTATAGTGTCGAAAGCTTTCCTAAAGTCGATAAATACCCCTAAAGTAGAATTTCCTTTGTCAATTTCATGCAACAAATAATTTACTAAGTTAATCAAAGATAACTTCGTGCTGTGCTTCTTTCTAAAACCATACTGATGTTTGTACAGTATGTTAAACTTATTAAGGTATGAGGTGGGCTGCTTGTTAACTACTTTTTCGATTACTTTGCTGAACAAGGATAGAATAGACACTGGTCTGTTATTCCCAACAAGTTCTCGTTCTCCCTTTTTAAAGATGGACGTAACTTTGGCAATTTTCAAAGCGGTGGGGAACACACCTGTTGAAAAAGAATTATTTATAATATGGGCCAGAGGTCTTGAAATGACAATGGCTGCATCAGTGAGAAGTCTCTGGGCAAATTGTCCCATCCACTTGCTTTTTGCCATCgtatctaaatttactaaaagttGGTGAACCTCATACTCTGTTACTGGTTAGAGAAAAAATGAGTGTGTCACTGGCTGACTAAGGTAATTCCTAAAATCGTTTGCAGAATGTGGAATATTTTTTGCCAAGTTTTCACCAACATGTACAAAAAAGTCGTTAAAACCCATCAGTACAATATCAGCTGGGTCAGTCAAATGTGTTCAACACCATTTACCTCAACCTGCAGGCGGTCTGGTAGTTTATCAGGGTTGGTCTTCTTACCAAACAATTTTTAACAACACTCCAAATATCGTTACCATTATTTACTCTGAATAAATTAGCATAGTAATTCTTTTTTGCATTCCTTAGTCTGTACGATTTAAAACGAGAAACTGCCTTGGGATCATGGTGACTGGAGATAACTTGGGCGTACGCTTGGtgttaatagatttctttaTAGCCTTAGTGATCCAAGGattattttcctttttgttttaACAGTTCTGACTTTCAAGGGAGCATGACGATCGCATGAGTAAAAAGATTGTtaaacaaatcaaaagaaatgtCGACACTGCTATCACCTGTCTTAAAATTGCTATCCCAGTCAACATTACGTAGGTCAGAAACAAAACTGTCACGATTATACCGCCTGAAATCTCTCTTATAAAATGACCTTACAATTGGTAaatgaatgtgaaaattatcaaaaatacagAATACTGGGAAAtggtctgagatatctgcaatAATTGTACCAGCATTTATCTGACAAGAGCTAATATTTGTATAGTGGTCAATTGTTGACCTAGATGTACTTGTAAGCCGAGTTGGTAATGAAATTAACCCCTCAAGGTGAAAACATTGCATTCTAGATATAAAGCTTCTAACATTGTGGTCTGATTTTGTAACATCGAGATTAAAATCGCCCATAAGGATACAATACTTTTTGTCTAATTTAACGACACAAAGAACATCAGAAAggctgttttcaaatttctcaatattAGTACCTGGTTTGCGATAAAATACACCAACAATGATACGATTTTTAGTACCACAGATTTCGAACCATAATGATTTAACGTCGGTTTCAGCCTTGACAATTAATTCTTAAAGTTTATcctttattcaaatttatgaaTGTTGCacgttatttttttttaaagttcggATTGAATACGTTCGCCGTTTTGTACCAGATAACATTTCTAAAACAATGTGTTTTTCTCGTTATCTGCAGAATTTACTTTATCTTGTGCAATCGCAAATACCCATAGTGACAACGTCCATTTCAAGCTCCTTTGAAGTGAAGTTTTGTTTCCCAAATGACAGCCTGACTAAAGTAAAttgtatttcttgacaataatAACGAATCAGATTAATTGCTGCAAATTTTCATCAAGTATCTTTTAAAGTACGCAATAAAATACCTGCGGATTATTGTTTGATATtcattataaaaatataaaatatcctTTACGTGAGAATATTAGGGAAAGGTGATCTTTATTGGAACTTTATAAATGTGTCTTTTCGACatatgtaatattttgactGAATGTCTTGTATAACGTCTGTGTCTTACCTAGAAAGGCGGCATCAAGGGTGTCATCGTTTAACAGAGGAACGTAATGTGCTTTGTTGCTCTCTTCGCTTCCTGTAAAAAGTAGATTGGGTAAAACGTTAGCAATGTCGTGAACAGATTGGGTAAAACGTTAGCAATGTTGTAAACAGATTGGGTAAAACGTTAGCAATGTTGTAAACAGATTGGGTAAAACGTTAGCAATGTCGTGAACAGATTGGGTAAACGTTAGCAATGTTGTGAACAGATTGGGTAAAACGTTAGCAATGTTGTAAACAGATTGGGTAAAACGTTAGCAATGTTGTGAACAGATTGGGTAAAACGTTAGCAATGTTGTAACAGATTGGGTAAAACGTTAGCAATGTTGTAAACAGATTGGGTAAAACGTTAGCAATGTTGTAAACAGATTGGGTAAAACGTTAGCAATGTTGTAACAGATTGGGTAAAACGTTAGCAATGTTGTGAACAGATTGGGTAAAACGTTAGCAATGTTGTGAACAGATTGGGTAAAACGTTAGCAATGTTGTAAACCCATTTCCCTCATTCTTGAGCTGGGGAGGAATGTAGTTCGGGCGTCACCGTTCGTTCAGAGCGACTGAACAACGCCATGGCAAAAGCACATCCAGGGTATGTATGTACCTACACATGTACACAAGTACCGAAAGCAGGGTTTGTATAGTATCGGTGATAACCCGTCATTTATGTTGTTAAATATGCTCCAACATGGATTTCAGACGAAATACGACTTTTATTTGTGTCTCCCTGTCAGGAGACGGTAGCAAGACAGATATTGGTTTCGTTGTAGGAGATATGGTTCATGTGTATTCGAAGTTTTAGGGAAAGGGAGATTAATGATTTGTTACTACGCGATGAAAAATACTAGAAACTTACTTTCTACTTTGACTAAGACGAAGGTTTCCCTTTCCTTGAGAATTTCGTTTGCGTACTTCTGAAGAGATTCTGCTACATGAAGATATTTTATATTGCCTTCGTTGTCTGACAGATCAACTTCcactaaaattgaaaaagaaacgtGTAACATTCTTCTTTGggaacatatttcatatttcttaaaaCATACTTTcgattttttatttgaaactctgaaataattttgactCAAAATCTATAAACTCGGAAATAATTTTGACTCTATTTCCTATATTGTATATAGGAAACTCTGTGTATCTCAATTTGCAAGGGAGTCCAGGAGTTCAACTGTACatttactttgaaatcgtgAAAAGGAAGTCATTTAAATCCAGTGTTGTCATTCTGAAAAAAGTTGTTTCTATATTAACTGatgtcaaaataaaacaaatcaacaaatttTGGGTTCCACCTGAAACCAAAGATATGTATCAATATTTTGCTTCGAATGAACTCTTACCGTCTTCATCACATCGACACCTTTGCTTAATATTTTCCAGTAAAAGCATTGTACGACAGTTTGGGTTAAACAATGCTTCTTCTGAATCTGAAATGCGAAAAAAATCCTGATCAATTCGATGCTCTCTGTTAATCAAAAAACAACGTTTACAAACAAACAGTTCAATATTTGTCTATCACCATTGCGTTGCGAACAACCAGCACACAGTGTTGTAAGCAACCACAAACGATGTTTGTGAATAGTTTTACAAGACACGGTCCCTCTATGGACGCTTTACAAGACGTCTTTGAATAGGTGTATGTCAACATGttctttttttgtttcactAACAGAAACGACCTTGGGAAGCATTTTGCAAATAAAAGAGGGTTTCAGCCGGGAGTCACACCTTTGTTGTGCTATTGTTAACTTGGGAAGAGAATGTCAGtgaaaaaagttgacaaaatccatTGACATTATGATTCATCGATACTTATCAAATACAAGATCATGTTAAGATTGTTGATTTAAAGCCGAATTACGTAGCGACATTACTGTCATGACATGAATATATTCATAAAGCGACATGAAACAATACCGAACAGCCAGTGTTTGCCCACGGGATACTAACATGTCTTCTTGAATAATTTAACTTTCTAATAGATACTGAAGTCAATCGACCTCATAAGTTTTCGTCTGTCTCAGTAGATTTGCAGTGTCTGTTTGTAGAAGGGTTTTAAACTGGTCACTGGGGACGATTAATGTCTTTCCTGgcaaataatcaaatatttccCAGGATGCACAATTGTAAATGTAGTTGAATTCATCCTTGAAGCGTAAATTCACATGTGGTGTTTCTGTGCCGAGTCACAGATTCACTAGTTAAGTATTGCAAACAGATCGCCAGGAGTACTGGTTGGTATATTATATCCTCAATCAGTTACCGCAGTCTCGTACTTAATTacagtgtgtgttttttttttcaaacaacttaACACAAACTCAACGTGGACTGTCATCAGTCAGTTTTTAGTAACCTGGACTCAGCTAACTTACCTCCATACCGAACTGTGATAAACATGCTGCTCCCTCCTGACAGACCAAGAAGTGTAAATAATTAAGTCAAATATGCCGTGAACAGGTGTTGCTATATTCAAAATGTCGCCGACGTTCACTATTTACTGTGGACTGGTAGTAAGATTATTGAACGTTTGTGGAGAcgtgtttgtttcttttgtgcGTCTTTTCAATACATCTTGAATAGCGATTAGGAAGCATCCAGTACCTAGAAGGGGTGGTCAGCATGGAGAAAGTGGGGGCAATCAGCAAGTCATACATGACTGTTCTTTGGAAAGGGCTACACTGGCTacattatcaaaacattatttaCAGTAATGCTCCGGAGTCTTGAACGAGAAACTAGCAAGTGTGATAATTAAACATGACGGTAGCATAGTTCATCATGCGAGTGTGAGTAAATCTATGGTCGCCCCCTTTTGTCAAATCTGAAATTAGACATAGGAAACTGCTGTAACCTTTCAGAATTGTACAGAATTCGGTAAGTGAAAGTGAAGTATTCATCAATGAATTCGTTCTTTTGAAATGACTGAAATATCTCCATCACAAAGAGACATCGACTTTAAACTATTACATCAAAGTGTAAAGGTAAAAGTTATCCAAAGTtatacataaataaaataaaataaataaacaaataaataaataaataaataaataaataaataaataaataaacaaagggtacattttgtaaagaaGATACCCAGATAACGTCAACATATTGGCACAGTTTCATATTATAGCTCACTCAACGCATAATAAGTTTTCAGAGGAGAAAATTATATTACCATTGTGATGACGTTATGAAATGATTATATTCAAAACACCAATTATGAAATGATTATATTCAAAACACCAATTCCATCAACTACAAATCCTTTGAGGGAACTATGACGGCGAGGGAGCTACAGGGTGATTGTTGAAGTATGTGCAATCAGCATTTTTGTCGCGAGGTTTGTCGTTACCATGTGGAGCTACTCGAAGTAAATGTGACCGTAAAAAGCGGTCAGCGATGGCCTGCTTGTTGTGTTCTCCCCCGCGAAGAACAAGACCGGAAAATAATTTAAGGTAGATACTAGATAATACATTCTTGACATCGGCTTTTATCATT belongs to Ptychodera flava strain L36383 chromosome 17, AS_Pfla_20210202, whole genome shotgun sequence and includes:
- the LOC139116256 gene encoding uncharacterized protein CXorf65 homolog, which encodes MFITVRYGDSEEALFNPNCRTMLLLENIKQRCRCDEDVEVDLSDNEGNIKYLHVAESLQKYANEILKERETFVLVKVERSEESNKAHYVPLLNDDTLDAAFLAKLARKDENAGTQSSKRKKRSDSKSTNQGNSRGRSGSRPTPSTPSKSTTPTGKPKRK